The following coding sequences lie in one Apostichopus japonicus isolate 1M-3 chromosome 13, ASM3797524v1, whole genome shotgun sequence genomic window:
- the LOC139979113 gene encoding OTU domain-containing protein 7B-like → MDQRQRQLVAKFVQETNLDRELAVDILAGTEWNYQTAVQVFNRMLKTNDRRLSFSSPPSKPTQAISNHKIIDDPPPKYERSPRQSPGSPEARPLHRGISYAHLKATKGGKTLKLPVTVVEKDEAKVDSHGYYFMLPDLRVLPSELSQIIKEDLLDMGMMKNLQKNGHLNWWTSANTCSPLYTMTTSGDGNCLLHAATLSIWGMHDRELTLRSALNQVLTDEKFTIKMKKIQRRWKRQQMQVNQELGLEYTAAEWETEWDNVLKLSSTKPRHHRSPGKQLEEEEANSMSADVTYESLEEIHVFVLAHILLRPIIVVSDKLLRDQNGEPLAPNTFGGIYLPLESPPEKCCRSPIVLAYDASHFCALLPMNSTKKSIPNIIPITDAGNKILRVQFAVDPGLAWKFNDSKNIVTELTSEENLKLLDKYLDLVKIPSSSSSSKRSLGQDKVTVSDFNSPDFIIGVALSDKRHPEYENLIKDYVDSARRKSERRRTPAASSSSSSSKDATDGSHPPSYGQAMQSLRGGGGGGTGASRVVANPSANQRSSNHTSTKGGQVTSPLNSGHAPNAPVYTNMTAGSQSSRSNPPRSPGTNKEPRSARTAGSSPQQYNAVSNPPRSPGTNKEPRSARTAGSSPPHYNAVSNPPRSPGTNKEPRSARTAGSSPPHYNTVGSPGKRGPAKSATLGPSGNSNGPVPAPRGVLPRRDVSMQCRNKDCSFYGTEKTQFYCTKCYQG, encoded by the exons ATGGATCAAAGGCAACGTCAACTAGTCGCAAAGTTTGTCCAAGAGACCAATCTGGATAGAGAACTTGCCGTTGATATCCTCGCAG GAACAGAATGGAATTACCAGACTGCAGTGCAAGTATTCAACAGGATGCTGAAGACCAATGATCGTAGGCTCAGTTTCTCAAGTCCTCCGAGTAAACCCACTCAGGCCATCTCTAATCACAAGATTATAGATGATCCTCCCCCAAAATATGAGAGGTCACCTCGTCAATCTCCag GATCACCAGAGGCTAGACCATTGCATAGAGGAATATCCTACGCTCATCTCAAAGCCACGAAGGGAGGGAAGACCCTGAAGTTACCTGTCACTGTCGTGGAGAAAGATGAAGCAAAGGTGGATTCCCACGGTTACTATTTCATGCTCCCAGACCTACGCGTCCTCCCTTCAGAACTCAGTCAAATCATCAAGGAAGATCTGTTAGATATGGGAATGATGAAAAATCTTCAGAAAAATG GTCACCTGAATTGGTGGACTTCTGCTAATACTTGTTCCCCTCTGTACACCATGACAACATCAGGGGATGGTAATTGTTTATTGCATGCTGCCACTCTGT CAATATGGGGTATGCACGATAGAGAGCTGACTTTACGCTCAGCCTTAAATCAGGTCTTGACAGACGAGAAGTTCAccattaaaatgaaaaagataCAGCGTAGATGGAAGAGGCAACAGATGCAAGTCAACCAAGAG CTTGGTTTAGAGTACACAGCAGCTGAGTGGGAAACTGAATGGGATAATGTATTGAAGTTATCCTCCACCAAGCCAAGACACCATCGATCTCCAGGGAAACagttggaggaggaggaggccaa CTCGATGTCAGCAGATGTCACATACGAGAGCCTGGAAGAAATCCACGTCTTTGTGTTGGCACACATCTTACTCCGACCGATCATAGTCGTCTCGGACAAACTGCTTCGTGACCAAAACGGGGAACCGTTAGCTCCGAACACCTTTGGTGGGATTTATCTACCTCTAGAGAGCCCTCCGGAGAAATGCTGCAGATCACCGATAGTCTTGGCCTACGATGCATCCCACTTCTGCGCTCTTCTACCGATGAATAGTACCAAGAAAAGTATTCCAA ATATCATACCTATAACCGATGCAGGTAATAAGATACTCCGAGTACAGTTTGCAGTAGATCCTGGCCTGGCCTGGAAATTTAACGATTCAAAGAACATTGTCACTGAACTCACCTCAGAGGAGAACTTAAAACTGCTTGATAAGTATTTAGACCTTGTAAAAattccatcatcatcatcatcatctaaaAGGTCGCTCGGCCAGGATAAAGTGACCGTCTCGGATTTCAATTCTCCGGATTTCATCATCGGAGTCGCTCTGTCGGACAAGAGGCATCCAGAGTACGAGAACCTGATCAAAGATTATGTCGACTCGGCTCGTAGAAAGTCTGAAAGGAGGAGGACTCCTGCagcttcctcttcttcctcttcttctaaAGATGCAACAGATGGGTCGCATCCTCCATCTTATGGACAGGCGATGCAATCATTGAGAGGAGGAGGCGGAGGAGGAACTGGTGCCTCTAGAGTAGTGGCTAACCCATCAGCCAATCAGAGGTCAAGTAATCACACGAGCACCAAAGGTGGCCAGGTTACTAGTCCTTTAAATAGTGGTCACGCCCCTAATGCCCCCGTTTACACTAACATGACCGCCGGGTCCCAATCTTCTAGGAGTAATCCTCCACGTAGCCCCGGCACCAACAAAGAACCGAGAAGTGCCCGAACGGCGGGTAGCAGCCCTCAGCAATACAACGCAGTCAGTAATCCTCCACGTAGCCCCGGCACTAACAAGGAACCGAGAAGTGCCCGTACGGCGGGTAGCAGCCCTCCGCACTACAACGCAGTCAGTAATCCTCCACGAAGCCCCGGCACTAACAAGGAACCGAGAAGTGCCCGTACGGCGGGTAGCAGCCCTCCGCACTACAACACAGTCGGCAGTCCAGGGAAGAGAGGTCCCGCTAAGAGCGCGACACTGGGTCCCAGTGGCAACAGTAACGGTCCAGTCCCAGCCCCTAGAGGTGTCCTTCCCAGAAGAGACGTTTCAATGCAATGCAGGAATAAGGACTGTTCCTTTTATGGAACCGAGAAAACACAGTTTTATTGTACAAAATGTTATCAAGGTTAA
- the LOC139979116 gene encoding uncharacterized protein: protein MESFLWIAVMLNILSVTSCISYDSYSYDYMTVECLDFEAKVDRDSIEVHAIVVSSYETSSKPDWKLMYNITWAPPDEEHEYSYKVKLQQRESDNPLTRWVFFDCQDYPEDAHDVMEPFFVTEALFTHESLFQVVPIYEDSLTTNFASYITFETPDCYRSTGDTKFCANQSVWLSGAPVDLHLVDVIKYVTNDTIVPSFEWSDPVQVNPASNIVMFMVTVESESGELLMSRVVRRVQKVETYNWMALYNITDHGIIQEGLCYKLKVMPFLSTHGQGSELLMGYTSEILFWTDVTKVVYNVPSSSSSSNSENQSDDTSGGNSC, encoded by the exons ATGGAATCCTTTCTTTGGATAGCTGTGATGTTGAATATTCTGTCGGTAACGTCTTGTATTTCATATGACAGTTATAGCTACGACTACATGACTGTTGAATGTCTTGATTTCGAAG CTAAAGTCGATCGGGACTCGATTGAGGTTCATGCTATCGTGGTCAGCTCTTACGAAACATCTTCGAAACCTGATTGGAAACTAATGTACAATATAACGTGGGCACCTCCTGATGAAGAAC ATGAATATAGCTACAAAGTTAAGTTACAACAGAGGGAATCTGACAACCCCCTGACACGATGGGTGTTCTTTGACTGTCAGGATTATCCAGAGGATGCACACGATGTG atGGAACCTTTCTTCGTAACTGAGGCCTTATTTACCCATGAGAGTTTGTTTcag GTTGTTCCGATTTACGAAGATAGTCTAACAACCAACTTTGCGTCTTATATTACATTCGAGACACCAG ATTGCTATAGGAGCACCGGTGATACAAAGTTTTGCGCTAACCAGA GTGTGTGGCTCTCAGGTGCCCCTGTTGACCTTCATCTtgttgacgtcatcaaatacgtCACTAATGATACAATAGTGCCATCATTTGAATGGTCAGATCCAGTCCAAGTAAACCCTGCTTCGAATATCGTGATGTTCATGGTAACAGTGGAATCGGAATCCGGAGAACTTTTGATGTCACGTGTGGTGCGCCGTGTGCAAAAG GTGGAGACCTACAACTGGATGGCGCTATATAACATTACTGATCACGGGATAATTCAGGAAGGCCTCTGCTACAAACTCAAG GTCATGCCCTTTCTGTCCACTCATGGTCAAGGATCCGAGCTTTTGATGGGCTACACTTCCGAAATATTATTTTGGACGGACGTGACTAAAGTCGTTTATAATG TGCCATCGTCATCGTCTTCAAGTAACAGCGAAAACCAATCCGATGACACTAGTGGCGGGAATTCTTGCTAA